From Triticum urartu cultivar G1812 unplaced genomic scaffold, Tu2.1 TuUngrouped_contig_6142, whole genome shotgun sequence, one genomic window encodes:
- the LOC125530205 gene encoding expansin-A32-like encodes MSLWAPLVVLALLSSAGDEAVDAKVHHKHGRFTTGPWKPAHATFYGGRDGSDTRAGACGYKDTVAEGYGLQTAAVSTAMFNAGETCGACYEVRCTDSPEWCKAGTAPLTVTATNLCPPNYQLPGDDGGWSTPPREHLDLTMPAFLQIAEEKAGIVPILYRRVPCMRLGGIRYTITGNKYFNMVAVTNVGGAGDVAALKVKGNKRVKWTLLQRNWGQVWQTSEDLTGESLTFRVMTGDHRKHTSWHVLPRDWQFGVTYQAPKNF; translated from the exons ATGTCTCTGTGGGCGCCTCTCGTCGTCCTCGCGTTGCTCTCCTCGGCAGGCGATGAAGCCGTCGACGCGAAGGTGCACCACAAACATGGCAGGTTCACCACGGGCCCGTGGAAGCCGGCGCATGCCACCTTCTACGGCGGACGCGATGGGTCCGACACCCGTGCCGGCGCGTGCGGCTACAAGGACACGGTAGCGGAGGGGTACGGCCTGCAGACGGCGGCTGTGAGCACCGCGATGTTCAACGCCGGTGAGACTTGCGGGGCATGCTATGAGGTGCGGTGCACGGACAGCCCGGAGTGGTGCAAGGCTGGCACGGCGCCTTTGACGGTGACAGCGACGAATCTGTGCCCGCCCAACTACCAGTTGCCCGGCGACGACGGCGGGTGGTCCACCCCGCCGCGCGAGCACCTGGACCTCACCATGCCAGCCTTCCTGCAGATCGCGGAGGAGAAGGCCGGCATTGTGCCCATCTTGTACCGCCG TGTGCCTTGCATGAGGCTGGGCGGGATCCGGTACACGATCACGGGGAACAAATACTTCAACATGGTGGCGGTCACGAACGTGGGCGGGGCGGGGGATGTGGCGGCGCTCAAGGTGAAGGGGAACAAGCGCGTCAAGTGGACGTTGTTGCAGCGTAACTGGGGCCAGGTGTGGCAGACCTCCGAGGACCTCACCGGCGAGTCGCTCACATTCCGCGTCATGACCGGCGACCACCGCAAGCACACGTCCTGGCACGTCCTCCCGCGGGACTGGCAATTCGGCGTCACCTACCAGGCACCCAAGAACTTCTAA